A stretch of the Gemmatimonadota bacterium genome encodes the following:
- a CDS encoding IS21 family transposase: MIGWEKRVLLRHYLDQGMTKTAVAKQLGVSRRTVHYWIETDQLDRDVSEVAVQYGPRPLVPTKVDPYKGIILSRLAEYPELTAMRLFDEIKASGYAGCYTQVKQYVRKVRPRAPEEPVVRFETPPGHQGQVDFADFRLPWGKRYAFLVVLGYSRILWLQFFTRQTMQHVFEGLEAAFSFFGGVPHELLFDQMKAVITKDERAAGGRVTENAEFLRF, translated from the coding sequence ATGATCGGATGGGAGAAGCGAGTGTTGCTGAGACATTATCTCGACCAGGGCATGACGAAGACGGCCGTGGCGAAGCAACTCGGCGTGAGTCGTCGGACGGTTCATTACTGGATTGAAACGGATCAGCTGGACCGGGACGTGAGCGAGGTGGCGGTGCAGTACGGGCCGCGGCCTTTGGTGCCGACCAAGGTGGATCCCTACAAGGGGATCATCCTGAGCCGACTGGCCGAGTACCCGGAGCTGACAGCGATGCGGCTCTTTGACGAGATCAAGGCGAGCGGATACGCCGGCTGCTACACGCAGGTGAAGCAGTACGTCCGCAAGGTCCGGCCTCGAGCGCCCGAGGAGCCCGTGGTCCGCTTCGAGACGCCGCCCGGCCATCAGGGTCAAGTCGACTTCGCAGACTTTCGGCTGCCCTGGGGCAAGCGCTACGCGTTTCTGGTTGTGCTGGGGTATTCGCGCATCCTGTGGCTGCAGTTCTTCACTCGACAGACGATGCAACATGTCTTTGAGGGCCTCGAAGCGGCGTTCAGCTTCTTTGGTGGCGTGCCTCATGAACTGCTGTTCGACCAGATGAAGGCCGTCATCACCAAGGATGAGCGAGCGGCCGGAGGTCGCGTCACGGAGAACGCCGAGTTCCTACGCTTCG
- a CDS encoding transposase, which yields MLSWQGSGGFSIDASVRIEGEDRAGVERLLRYCARPPFALERLYAPGGIVSLGSGHPPEVGRQARLPAVRAGTRRPH from the coding sequence ATGCTTTCCTGGCAGGGCTCCGGTGGGTTCAGCATCGACGCATCCGTCCGCATCGAGGGTGAGGACCGAGCCGGCGTCGAACGGCTGCTCCGTTACTGTGCTCGACCGCCCTTCGCTCTGGAACGGCTCTACGCCCCCGGCGGTATCGTTTCCCTCGGCTCGGGGCACCCACCGGAGGTGGGTCGCCAAGCTCGTCTACCGGCTGTCCGAGCCGGCACCCGACGGCCGCACTGA
- a CDS encoding TauD/TfdA family dioxygenase, with protein sequence MPESFAKPGTLLSGPAVWRGDELVDSDEWIHAWTPEELAELEDALVAVQALQRPLGKIGRDDFPLPRLGDRLDRLRADLLRGRGFVLMRGLDASKYSRDEIATIFWGIGAHLGRAVPQNAQGHLLGHVKDLGRDSRDASARIYQTSERQGYHTDSADIVGLLCLEPSMEGGRSSLVSCPTIHNVLFERSPDLLAELFQPFGTDHRGEHPADTNPYFTAPILSWHEDELSVLYQRRYIESAQRFEAVPRLTGRQVEALDAFDAVADDPAVHLEMQLERGDIQFIHNHQMLHDRTAFRDWPEPDRRRHLLRLWLCPEDGRPLPPWFAERLGSVEPSDRGGVALAGVEPVIPPFP encoded by the coding sequence ATGCCAGAATCTTTCGCAAAGCCCGGCACCCTCCTGAGTGGTCCCGCAGTGTGGCGCGGAGACGAGCTCGTAGACTCCGACGAGTGGATCCACGCCTGGACCCCAGAGGAGCTCGCCGAGCTGGAGGACGCGTTGGTCGCCGTGCAGGCGCTGCAACGACCTCTGGGCAAGATCGGGCGAGATGACTTCCCGCTGCCGCGGCTCGGGGACCGGCTCGACCGCCTGCGTGCCGATCTTTTACGTGGCCGAGGCTTCGTTCTCATGCGGGGGCTGGACGCCAGCAAATATTCGCGCGATGAGATCGCCACGATCTTCTGGGGTATCGGCGCGCATCTCGGCCGCGCCGTGCCACAGAATGCCCAGGGCCACCTGCTGGGCCACGTCAAAGACCTCGGCCGCGACTCGCGCGACGCGAGCGCTCGCATCTACCAGACCAGTGAGCGTCAGGGTTACCACACCGACTCGGCGGACATCGTCGGGCTCTTGTGTCTCGAGCCTTCGATGGAAGGGGGCCGAAGTTCGTTGGTCAGCTGCCCGACGATCCACAACGTGCTCTTCGAGCGCTCCCCCGATCTCCTCGCGGAGCTGTTCCAGCCCTTCGGCACTGATCACCGGGGCGAGCACCCGGCCGATACGAATCCGTATTTCACGGCGCCCATCCTGAGCTGGCATGAGGACGAACTCTCCGTCCTGTACCAACGGCGATACATCGAGTCCGCGCAACGGTTCGAAGCCGTGCCGCGACTGACCGGCCGACAGGTCGAGGCACTCGACGCGTTCGACGCAGTGGCCGACGATCCCGCGGTCCACCTCGAGATGCAGCTCGAGCGCGGCGACATCCAGTTCATCCACAACCACCAGATGCTCCATGACCGCACGGCGTTCCGTGACTGGCCGGAACCCGACCGACGAAGACACCTGCTCCGACTCTGGCTGTGTCCGGAGGATGGTCGTCCTCTGCCCCCCTGGTTCGCCGAACGACTCGGCTCCGTCGAGCCGAGCGACCGGGGTGGGGTCGCGTTGGCGGGTGTGGAACCCGTGATTCCGCCTTTCCCCTGA
- the gatB gene encoding Asp-tRNA(Asn)/Glu-tRNA(Gln) amidotransferase subunit GatB, translating to MSWEPVIGIEIHVQLRTARKLFCGNAVVFGDEPNTHVCPVCLGLPGALPTTNPEAVALAVRTAVALGCTVHESSVWSRKNYFYPDLPKGYQITQFDRPLATDGVVDFDGPEGKGSVRIRRIHMEEDAGKSLHDRVPGATAVDLNRAGTPLVEVVTEPDLRTPADVRAFLGTLKRVLEYIEVSDCNMEEGSLRVDANVSVRRRGSETLGTKTEIKNVNSFSGIERALTIEIARQIEVLEQGGAIHQESLLWDDHRSEVRSMRSKEESHDYRYFPEPDLPPLRVSAAEIEAAKDALPELPRARRDRLEAEYSLPAYDADVLTQSAATADYFEEVVGAGADAKSASNWVMGALQAIMNERGDDSRTVPVRPASLAQLIGLVKDGTVSDSAAKKVLGFMAEEGGEAIQIVEAKGLLQVRDSGRLAEWVESVVADSPDEVTRYRNGETKVLGFLVGQVMRRSKGQADPRRVNELLVERLS from the coding sequence ATGAGCTGGGAGCCGGTCATTGGGATCGAAATCCACGTCCAGCTTCGCACGGCGCGGAAGCTCTTTTGCGGGAACGCCGTAGTCTTCGGCGACGAGCCTAATACGCACGTGTGTCCGGTCTGTCTTGGTCTTCCCGGTGCGCTGCCGACCACGAATCCGGAGGCGGTCGCGCTCGCCGTTCGCACCGCGGTCGCGCTCGGCTGCACGGTGCACGAGAGCAGTGTCTGGTCGCGGAAGAACTACTTCTATCCCGATCTTCCCAAGGGGTACCAGATCACCCAGTTCGACCGACCACTGGCAACGGACGGCGTCGTCGACTTCGACGGACCGGAGGGGAAGGGCTCCGTGAGGATCCGCCGCATCCACATGGAGGAGGATGCGGGCAAGTCGTTGCACGACCGTGTGCCGGGGGCGACCGCGGTCGACCTCAACCGCGCGGGGACACCGCTCGTGGAAGTCGTTACCGAGCCCGACCTGCGTACCCCAGCCGACGTGCGCGCCTTCCTCGGGACTCTGAAGCGCGTGCTCGAGTACATCGAGGTGAGCGACTGCAACATGGAAGAGGGCAGTCTGCGCGTAGATGCCAACGTCTCGGTGCGCCGGCGGGGAAGCGAAACACTCGGGACCAAGACCGAGATCAAGAACGTCAACTCGTTCTCGGGCATCGAACGCGCGCTCACGATCGAAATCGCTCGCCAGATCGAGGTGCTGGAGCAGGGTGGCGCCATCCACCAGGAGAGCTTGCTTTGGGATGACCACCGAAGCGAAGTGCGGTCCATGCGCTCCAAGGAAGAGAGTCACGACTATCGGTACTTCCCCGAGCCGGACTTGCCGCCGCTGCGCGTCTCCGCCGCGGAGATCGAAGCAGCCAAGGACGCGTTACCCGAGCTGCCACGTGCCCGGAGAGACCGGTTGGAGGCCGAATACTCGCTGCCTGCCTACGACGCCGACGTCCTGACGCAGTCCGCCGCGACTGCCGACTACTTCGAGGAGGTCGTCGGGGCCGGTGCCGATGCGAAGAGCGCATCGAACTGGGTCATGGGCGCGCTTCAGGCGATCATGAACGAGCGTGGCGATGACAGCCGTACGGTGCCTGTTCGACCCGCGTCGCTCGCCCAGCTCATCGGACTGGTGAAGGACGGCACGGTCTCCGATTCTGCCGCGAAGAAGGTGCTGGGCTTCATGGCCGAGGAAGGTGGCGAAGCGATCCAGATCGTCGAGGCCAAGGGGCTGCTGCAGGTGCGTGACTCCGGTCGACTCGCCGAATGGGTGGAGTCGGTGGTGGCGGACAGTCCCGACGAGGTCACACGATACCGGAACGGCGAGACCAAGGTGCTGGGATTCCTGGTCGGCCAGGTTATGCGTCGGTCCAAGGGCCAGGCCGACCCGCGACGCGTGAACGAGCTCCTAGTCGAACGACTTAGCTGA
- the gatA gene encoding Asp-tRNA(Asn)/Glu-tRNA(Gln) amidotransferase subunit GatA, whose amino-acid sequence MSDARAALARITRMEEGAEGLNAFLALADPDHLEARAEGRLTGVPVAVKDNLSTAELPTTCGSRLLEGYQAPYEATVVRRLRDAGAVVIGKTNLDEFGMGSSTENSAYGPTLNPLDRSRVPGGSSGGSAAAVAAGYTPMALGSDTGGSVRQPASFCGVVGIKPTYGRVSRYGLVAFASSLDQVGTFGRTVSDAATLLGVIAGHDPRDATTADTPVPDFASDAGRGVEGMVLGVPAEYFPDSLDPAIRDLLDNALGCLVDAGARLRNVSLPSTLYAIPSYYVLAPAEASSNLARFDGVRFGVRQSGPDIGSMYERTRRGFGDEVKRRIMLGTYALSSGYYDEYYGTAQQARSLVARDFVGVFEHVDVLFTPTAPTPAFALGEHTDDPLAMYLSDVFTVTANLAGIPGMSVPIGEVDGLPVGGQLLAPWWDESAMLAAAGALEAALASTVE is encoded by the coding sequence ATGAGCGACGCCAGAGCCGCTCTCGCTCGGATCACCCGGATGGAGGAGGGCGCGGAGGGCCTCAACGCTTTCCTGGCCCTCGCAGACCCGGACCATCTCGAAGCGCGCGCCGAGGGGCGGCTGACCGGCGTTCCGGTCGCGGTCAAGGACAACCTGTCGACGGCCGAGCTGCCCACCACCTGTGGATCGCGACTGCTGGAAGGCTACCAGGCTCCTTATGAGGCCACAGTCGTGCGGAGGCTTCGCGACGCGGGCGCTGTCGTGATCGGGAAGACCAACCTGGACGAGTTCGGAATGGGTTCCTCCACGGAGAACTCGGCGTACGGGCCGACGCTCAACCCGCTCGATCGGTCCCGCGTCCCAGGGGGCAGCTCGGGGGGCTCGGCCGCGGCTGTCGCCGCCGGGTACACTCCGATGGCGCTCGGTTCCGACACCGGCGGATCGGTCCGGCAGCCCGCGTCGTTCTGTGGGGTCGTCGGCATCAAACCGACGTATGGACGCGTGAGCCGCTACGGTCTCGTGGCGTTCGCGTCATCGCTCGATCAGGTCGGCACCTTCGGGCGAACCGTCTCTGACGCCGCCACACTCCTCGGTGTGATCGCCGGCCACGACCCCCGCGACGCGACGACCGCCGACACTCCGGTGCCGGACTTCGCCAGCGACGCGGGTAGGGGAGTCGAGGGAATGGTCCTCGGTGTCCCGGCCGAGTACTTCCCGGACTCGCTCGACCCCGCGATCCGCGACTTGCTCGATAATGCGTTGGGCTGCCTCGTGGACGCCGGGGCGCGACTGCGAAATGTCTCGCTGCCCAGCACGTTGTACGCGATTCCGTCCTACTACGTGCTCGCTCCCGCAGAAGCCTCCAGCAACCTCGCCCGATTCGATGGCGTGCGCTTTGGTGTGCGCCAGAGCGGGCCGGACATCGGATCGATGTACGAAAGGACCCGCCGCGGCTTCGGCGACGAGGTGAAGCGACGCATCATGTTGGGGACGTATGCGCTCTCGTCCGGCTACTACGACGAGTACTACGGCACCGCACAGCAGGCGCGGTCGCTCGTCGCCCGGGACTTCGTCGGCGTCTTCGAGCACGTGGACGTACTCTTCACGCCGACAGCGCCGACGCCGGCGTTTGCGCTCGGAGAGCACACCGACGACCCGCTCGCCATGTATTTGTCCGACGTCTTCACCGTCACCGCAAACCTCGCGGGCATTCCGGGGATGTCGGTGCCAATAGGTGAGGTGGACGGACTGCCGGTGGGCGGGCAACTGCTCGCACCGTGGTGGGATGAGTCGGCGATGCTCGCCGCCGCCGGCGCGCTCGAGGCGGCACTGGCTAGCACTGTCGAATGA
- a CDS encoding Asp-tRNA(Asn)/Glu-tRNA(Gln) amidotransferase GatCAB subunit C: MSVTRAEVVKIAALARLELGEEELERLTTELNGILAHVDQLTSLDLVETSDLTPQIRSPLPATRPEAVEDPDALIRQPASFAPDWRENFFVVPPLPGMHREGSE, encoded by the coding sequence ATGAGCGTCACCCGCGCGGAGGTGGTGAAGATCGCCGCCTTGGCCCGGCTAGAACTCGGAGAGGAGGAGCTGGAGCGGCTCACGACCGAGCTCAACGGAATTCTCGCGCACGTCGATCAGCTGACTTCGCTCGATCTCGTCGAGACGTCGGATCTCACTCCGCAGATCCGGTCCCCACTGCCGGCGACCCGACCGGAGGCCGTCGAGGACCCCGATGCCCTCATCAGGCAGCCGGCGTCGTTCGCACCCGACTGGCGAGAGAACTTCTTCGTCGTGCCGCCGCTGCCCGGTATGCACCGGGAGGGATCGGAATGA